One genomic region from Gossypium hirsutum isolate 1008001.06 chromosome D13, Gossypium_hirsutum_v2.1, whole genome shotgun sequence encodes:
- the LOC107920662 gene encoding increased DNA methylation 1 isoform X2, producing the protein MHLAEMSFSTYFEDMHDDDFEGSHDEHSISTEVFSENDTGRISKKCLVTGAINFKDIKSPEASLCSYSASSAVTSLSCSKTLCQEVSNLANDSCGWVSASGSFPERYALAERDDQNASFKRMKLSTGEVSRGEAQKKKALSATLQQKEIVSGLSSTPTNSVYQRVMPHLVESSAVEMDKGAEREDVDVTKSRIQDSGASEGKEVVVGIAIGSPVSEESFASKVVVSSPATALVKFGSPLCAQERFNLCQSFGVGGSNISGATVSKMDPRPLLQSHVFHVLKGAGWSIERQKRPSRSYMDTVYRSPEGRLFRAFPKVWRFCGQVLLADRYDFMLENDGKKWTDMTQFWSDLLETLLNIEKEINQTNLSNALAQHWTLLDPFVTVVFINRKIGSLRKGDEVKARRSLVIEKNKKNDTVLAQRKKVTMRKFCSQGMMPTQHCDSSLAAKSSLTIPKRNYDFSEELSGNGSLSKFYGKMSSGAVKCLKDVSNMTDQEGSYLVDTANRLETFGCEVKGLHIVSSHSCGSDNTYGQLVSSQFIDPVASGDVTNMLHGFKSVSPHQDINTRSPSFGKQMSLCNGETLKEVPGNVSVDSQEEKDKTSGALDAGNVRNLPQHLLDDHPSYLLDDYPSYPSDSLIQSGDGEDQFEKSAEALKFETNNENCAQNAILKKKACRRSRKISEISLTTSYQSDVLCSYTPDMSEQDIDSCQADLNSKEVQESFETKGSLQKSSSPGPSLCQLEKRGSNFKRICCDRNGSESRKKKSTEFQIEDDDLLVSAIIRNKDLSMGATRSKLKAPKVRAQTKFKRKRGRPRLLPRVKGKGRKHVTKIKLNNVGSRTVFSWLILAGVISLNDVIQSRNPYDDAIVKDGFVSLEGITCKCCNRVLSVSEFKHHAGFKFNHPCLNLFMESGKPFTLCQLQAWSAEYKTKKKGIRKVEADENDRNDDSCGLCGDGGELICCDNCPSTFHLACLSMQELPEGDWYCSNCTCWICGNFVNDKEASSLFDAFKCSQCEHKYHKECLNDKCQFKEKESNTWLCGGSCEELYSGLSSRLGMINHLPDGFSWTLLKCIHEDQKVYSAQMFALKAECNSKLAVALSIMEECFQSMVDSRTGVDMIPQLLYNWGSDFARLNFFGFYSLVLEKDDVLISVASIRIHGVTVAEMPLIATCINYRRQGMCRRLMNVIEEMLISFKVEKLVITAIPNLVETWTKGFGFTPVEEDERKMLKKINLMVFPGTILLKKPLYRESTDIVIHSVGDQPEYKAIAEIGTELAGDKNLQESEIDGMKEIKTTDAGKVVEKPALRVTETTRPVL; encoded by the exons ATGCATTTAGCAGAGATGTCGTTCAGTACATATTTTGAAGATATgcatgatgatgattttgagggGTCACATGATGAGCACAGTATTTCTACAGAAGTTTTCTCTGAAAATGATACTGGCAGAATAAGTAAAAAGTGTCTTGTTACTGGAGCTATTAATTTCAAGGATATCAAGAGTCCAGAAGCATCACTATGTTCTTACAGTGCAAGCTCAGCTGTAACAAGCCTTTCTTGCTCAAAAACTTTATGCCAGGAGGTTTCCAATTTAGCAAATGACAGTtgtggttgggtttctgcatcaGGGAGCTTTCCTGAAAGATATGCTCTGGCTGAGAGAGATGACCAGAATGCGAGTTTCAAGCGAATGAAGCTTTCCACTGGTGAAGTTTCCAGGGGCGAAGCACAAAAGAAAAAGGCATTGAGTGCAACATTGCAGCAGAAGGAAATAGTTAGTGGCTTGTCCTCGACACCTACAAATTCTGTTTACCAGAGAGTTATGCCCCATTTAGTTGAATCATCTGCTGTAGAAATGGACAAAGGTGCTGAAAGGGAAGATGTGGATGTTACTAAGTCTAGAATACAAGACTCAGGTGCGAGTGAAGGAAAAGAAGTGGTAGTAGGTATAGCTATAGGTTCACCTGTCTCCGAGGAGAGTTTTGCATCAAAGGTTGTTGTTTCTAGTCCGGCAACTGCTTTGGTAAAGTTCGGGTCTCCTTTATGTGCTCAGGAAAGATTTAATTTATGCCAATCATTTGGAGTGGGCGGTTCTAATATTTCTGGGGCAACGGTGTCTAAGATGGATCCCCGTCCTCTTCTGCAAAGTCATGTTTTTCACGTACTAAAAGGAGCAGGCTGGTCTATTGAGAGACAGAAAAGGCCCAGTAGGAGTTATATGGATACAGTTTATAGATCACCCGAGGGGAGGCTATTTCGTGCATTCCCTAAAGTTTGGAGATTTTGTGGCCAGGTTTTGTTGGCTGATAGATACGACTTCATGCTGGAAAATGATGGTAAGAAATGGACTGACATGACCCAGTTCTGGTCTGATCTATTAGAGACATTGTTGAATATCGAGAAAGAAATTAACCAAACAAACCTTTCTAATGCATTGGCTCAACATTGGACTCTATTAGATCCCTTTGTTACTGTTGTATTTATTAATAGGAAGATTGGTTCATTAAGAAAGGGAGATGAGGTTAAGGCAAGAAGAAGTTTAGTTAttgaaaagaacaagaaaaatgaTACTGTTTTGGCACAGAGGAAAAAAGTTACTATGAGAAAGTTCTGTTCTCAGGGAATGATGCCAACTCAGCATTGTGATTCTTCTCTGGCCGCTAAAAGTTCATTGACAATTCCCAAGAGGAACTATGATTTCTCTGAGGAGCTCTCTGGCAATGGAAGTTTGTCAAAATTCTATGGTAAAATGAGTAGTGGGGCAGTAAAATGTCTAAAAGATGTATCTAATATGACCGACCAAGAAGGTTCGTATTTGGTAGATACTGCGAACAGGTTAGAAACTTTTGGTTGCGAGGTCAAAGGTTTGCATATTGTTTCATCACATTCTTGTGGATCGGATAACACCTACGGTCAGCTAGTTAGTTCTCAATTTATTGATCCTGTTGCTTCTGGAGATGTTACCAACATGCTTCATGGTTTCAAATCTGTTTCCCCTCACCAAGATATCAACACAAGATCTCCAAGCTTTGGTAAACAAATGTCTTTATGTAATGGAGAAACTCTTAAAGAGGTTCCAGGAAATGTATCGGTTGATTCTCAGGAGGAAAAAGATAAAACATCTGGAGCTCTAGATGCTGGCAATGTCAGAAATCTTCCACAGCATTTACTGGATGACCATCCAAGCTACTTACTGGATGACTATCCAAGCTACCCTAGTGATAGCCTGATTCAGTCTGGGGATGGTGAAGATCAGTTTGAGAAGTCTGCTGAAGCTCTGAAGTTTGAAACAAACAATGAAAACTGTGCACAAAATGCTATTTTGAAAAAGAAGGCATGCAGGAGATCTAGAAAGATATCTGAAATAAGTTTGACCACATCATATCAAAGTGATGTTCTATGTTCTTATACTCCTGATATGAGTGAACAAGATATTGACTCATGCCAGGCTGACTTAAATTCAAAGGAGGTCCAAGAATCATTTGAAACCAAGGGAAGCCTACAAAAGTCCTCATCTCCTGGGCCTTCCCTATGTCAATTGGAGAAAAGAGGCTCAAATTTTAAGAGGATTTGTTGCGATCGTAATGGTTCTGAAAGTAGAAAGAAGAAATCAACTGAATTCCAAATTGAAGATGATGACCTGTTGGTTTCTGCAATTATAAGAAACAAAGACTTAAGCATGGGTGCCACCAGATCTAAATTGAAGGCCCCCAAAGTAAGAGCTCAGACCAAGTTCAAGAGAAAGAGGGGCCgccccaggttgcttcctcgagtAAAGGGTAAAGGAAGGAAGCATGTTACTAAGATCAAGTTGAATAATGTTGGGTCCAGAACAGTGTTCTCATGGCTGATCCTAGCTGGGGTCATTTCACTGAATGATGTCATTCAATCTCGGAATCCTTATGATGATGCTATCGTTAAAGATGGCTTTGTTTCCTTGGAAGGAATAACCTGCAAGTGTTGCAACAGGGTGCTATCAGTTTCTGAGTTTAAGCACCATGCTGGATTCAAGTTTAACCATCCCTGCTTGAATCTTTTCATGGAATCTGGTAAGCCTTTCACTTTATGTCAGCTACAAGCATGGTCTGCTGAGTACAAGACCAAAAAGAAAGGAATCCGGAAGGTGGAAGCTGACGAAAATGATCGAAATGATGATTCCTGTGGTCTATGTGGAGATGGTGGTGAACTGATTTGTTGTGACAACTGCCCTTCTACTTTTCATCTGGCTTGCCTGTCTATGCAG GAACTACCTGAGGGTGATTGGTATTGCTCAAATTGCACTTGTTGGATATGTGGGAATTTTGTTAATGATAAAGAGGCTTCAAGTTTGTTTGATGCATTCAAATGTTCCCAGTGTGAACACAAAT ATCATAAGGAATGTCTGAATGATAAATGTCAGTTCAAAGAAAAGGAATCGAATACTTGGCTCTGTGGGGGAAGCTGTGAGGAG CTATACTCAGGTCTTAGTTCTCGACTTGGGATGATTAATCACCTCCCTGATGGCTTTTCTTGGACACTTCTTAAATGTATTCATGAAGATCAAAAAGTTTACTCTGCTCAAATGTTTGCCCTGAAGGCAGAATGCAACTCAAAATTGGCTGTCGCTTTGTCTATCATGGAAGAATGTTTTCAGTCTATGGTTGATTCAAGAACGGGGGTAGATATGATACCCCAACTCTTGTACAATTGGGG GTCAGATTTTGCACGCCttaatttttttggattttattctCTTGTCTTGGAGAAGGATGACGTGCTGATATCTGTAGCATCCATCAG GATTCATGGGGTTACAGTTGCAGAGATGCCTCTCATTGCAACTTGCATCAACTATCGTCGTCAAGGAATGTGTCGACGCCTTATGAATGTTATTGAAGAG ATGCTCATCTCATTCAAGGTGGAAAAGCTGGTTATAACCGCCATTCCAAACTTAGTGGAAACGTGGACCAAGGGTTTTGGCTTCACACCAGTGGAGGAGGACGAAAGAAAAATGCTTAAGAAGATCAACTTGATGGTGTTTCCCGGAACGATATTGCTTAAGAAGCCCTTGTATCGAGAATCAACTGATATAGTCATTCACTCTGTAGGAGATCAACCTGAATATAAAGCCATTGCCGAAATAGGAACTGAGCTTGCCGGAGACAAGAACCTGCAAGAATCAGAAATAGATGGTATGAAGGAAATCAAAACCACTGATGCTGGCAAAGTGGTTGAAAAACCAGCCTTAAGAGTTACAGAAACTACTAGACCAGTGCTCTGA
- the LOC107920662 gene encoding increased DNA methylation 1 isoform X1, with protein MALFMPNSSFVACFTALVSNLKMGNSAIAGSIFSGSVKPGMHLAEMSFSTYFEDMHDDDFEGSHDEHSISTEVFSENDTGRISKKCLVTGAINFKDIKSPEASLCSYSASSAVTSLSCSKTLCQEVSNLANDSCGWVSASGSFPERYALAERDDQNASFKRMKLSTGEVSRGEAQKKKALSATLQQKEIVSGLSSTPTNSVYQRVMPHLVESSAVEMDKGAEREDVDVTKSRIQDSGASEGKEVVVGIAIGSPVSEESFASKVVVSSPATALVKFGSPLCAQERFNLCQSFGVGGSNISGATVSKMDPRPLLQSHVFHVLKGAGWSIERQKRPSRSYMDTVYRSPEGRLFRAFPKVWRFCGQVLLADRYDFMLENDGKKWTDMTQFWSDLLETLLNIEKEINQTNLSNALAQHWTLLDPFVTVVFINRKIGSLRKGDEVKARRSLVIEKNKKNDTVLAQRKKVTMRKFCSQGMMPTQHCDSSLAAKSSLTIPKRNYDFSEELSGNGSLSKFYGKMSSGAVKCLKDVSNMTDQEGSYLVDTANRLETFGCEVKGLHIVSSHSCGSDNTYGQLVSSQFIDPVASGDVTNMLHGFKSVSPHQDINTRSPSFGKQMSLCNGETLKEVPGNVSVDSQEEKDKTSGALDAGNVRNLPQHLLDDHPSYLLDDYPSYPSDSLIQSGDGEDQFEKSAEALKFETNNENCAQNAILKKKACRRSRKISEISLTTSYQSDVLCSYTPDMSEQDIDSCQADLNSKEVQESFETKGSLQKSSSPGPSLCQLEKRGSNFKRICCDRNGSESRKKKSTEFQIEDDDLLVSAIIRNKDLSMGATRSKLKAPKVRAQTKFKRKRGRPRLLPRVKGKGRKHVTKIKLNNVGSRTVFSWLILAGVISLNDVIQSRNPYDDAIVKDGFVSLEGITCKCCNRVLSVSEFKHHAGFKFNHPCLNLFMESGKPFTLCQLQAWSAEYKTKKKGIRKVEADENDRNDDSCGLCGDGGELICCDNCPSTFHLACLSMQELPEGDWYCSNCTCWICGNFVNDKEASSLFDAFKCSQCEHKYHKECLNDKCQFKEKESNTWLCGGSCEELYSGLSSRLGMINHLPDGFSWTLLKCIHEDQKVYSAQMFALKAECNSKLAVALSIMEECFQSMVDSRTGVDMIPQLLYNWGSDFARLNFFGFYSLVLEKDDVLISVASIRIHGVTVAEMPLIATCINYRRQGMCRRLMNVIEEMLISFKVEKLVITAIPNLVETWTKGFGFTPVEEDERKMLKKINLMVFPGTILLKKPLYRESTDIVIHSVGDQPEYKAIAEIGTELAGDKNLQESEIDGMKEIKTTDAGKVVEKPALRVTETTRPVL; from the exons ATGGCTCTTTTTATGCCCAATAGTTCTTTTGTGGCATGTTTCACAGCTCTTGTCTCCAACCTCAAAATGGGGAACTCAGCCATTGCAGGGTCTATCTTCTCAGG ATCAGTCAAACCGGGAATGCATTTAGCAGAGATGTCGTTCAGTACATATTTTGAAGATATgcatgatgatgattttgagggGTCACATGATGAGCACAGTATTTCTACAGAAGTTTTCTCTGAAAATGATACTGGCAGAATAAGTAAAAAGTGTCTTGTTACTGGAGCTATTAATTTCAAGGATATCAAGAGTCCAGAAGCATCACTATGTTCTTACAGTGCAAGCTCAGCTGTAACAAGCCTTTCTTGCTCAAAAACTTTATGCCAGGAGGTTTCCAATTTAGCAAATGACAGTtgtggttgggtttctgcatcaGGGAGCTTTCCTGAAAGATATGCTCTGGCTGAGAGAGATGACCAGAATGCGAGTTTCAAGCGAATGAAGCTTTCCACTGGTGAAGTTTCCAGGGGCGAAGCACAAAAGAAAAAGGCATTGAGTGCAACATTGCAGCAGAAGGAAATAGTTAGTGGCTTGTCCTCGACACCTACAAATTCTGTTTACCAGAGAGTTATGCCCCATTTAGTTGAATCATCTGCTGTAGAAATGGACAAAGGTGCTGAAAGGGAAGATGTGGATGTTACTAAGTCTAGAATACAAGACTCAGGTGCGAGTGAAGGAAAAGAAGTGGTAGTAGGTATAGCTATAGGTTCACCTGTCTCCGAGGAGAGTTTTGCATCAAAGGTTGTTGTTTCTAGTCCGGCAACTGCTTTGGTAAAGTTCGGGTCTCCTTTATGTGCTCAGGAAAGATTTAATTTATGCCAATCATTTGGAGTGGGCGGTTCTAATATTTCTGGGGCAACGGTGTCTAAGATGGATCCCCGTCCTCTTCTGCAAAGTCATGTTTTTCACGTACTAAAAGGAGCAGGCTGGTCTATTGAGAGACAGAAAAGGCCCAGTAGGAGTTATATGGATACAGTTTATAGATCACCCGAGGGGAGGCTATTTCGTGCATTCCCTAAAGTTTGGAGATTTTGTGGCCAGGTTTTGTTGGCTGATAGATACGACTTCATGCTGGAAAATGATGGTAAGAAATGGACTGACATGACCCAGTTCTGGTCTGATCTATTAGAGACATTGTTGAATATCGAGAAAGAAATTAACCAAACAAACCTTTCTAATGCATTGGCTCAACATTGGACTCTATTAGATCCCTTTGTTACTGTTGTATTTATTAATAGGAAGATTGGTTCATTAAGAAAGGGAGATGAGGTTAAGGCAAGAAGAAGTTTAGTTAttgaaaagaacaagaaaaatgaTACTGTTTTGGCACAGAGGAAAAAAGTTACTATGAGAAAGTTCTGTTCTCAGGGAATGATGCCAACTCAGCATTGTGATTCTTCTCTGGCCGCTAAAAGTTCATTGACAATTCCCAAGAGGAACTATGATTTCTCTGAGGAGCTCTCTGGCAATGGAAGTTTGTCAAAATTCTATGGTAAAATGAGTAGTGGGGCAGTAAAATGTCTAAAAGATGTATCTAATATGACCGACCAAGAAGGTTCGTATTTGGTAGATACTGCGAACAGGTTAGAAACTTTTGGTTGCGAGGTCAAAGGTTTGCATATTGTTTCATCACATTCTTGTGGATCGGATAACACCTACGGTCAGCTAGTTAGTTCTCAATTTATTGATCCTGTTGCTTCTGGAGATGTTACCAACATGCTTCATGGTTTCAAATCTGTTTCCCCTCACCAAGATATCAACACAAGATCTCCAAGCTTTGGTAAACAAATGTCTTTATGTAATGGAGAAACTCTTAAAGAGGTTCCAGGAAATGTATCGGTTGATTCTCAGGAGGAAAAAGATAAAACATCTGGAGCTCTAGATGCTGGCAATGTCAGAAATCTTCCACAGCATTTACTGGATGACCATCCAAGCTACTTACTGGATGACTATCCAAGCTACCCTAGTGATAGCCTGATTCAGTCTGGGGATGGTGAAGATCAGTTTGAGAAGTCTGCTGAAGCTCTGAAGTTTGAAACAAACAATGAAAACTGTGCACAAAATGCTATTTTGAAAAAGAAGGCATGCAGGAGATCTAGAAAGATATCTGAAATAAGTTTGACCACATCATATCAAAGTGATGTTCTATGTTCTTATACTCCTGATATGAGTGAACAAGATATTGACTCATGCCAGGCTGACTTAAATTCAAAGGAGGTCCAAGAATCATTTGAAACCAAGGGAAGCCTACAAAAGTCCTCATCTCCTGGGCCTTCCCTATGTCAATTGGAGAAAAGAGGCTCAAATTTTAAGAGGATTTGTTGCGATCGTAATGGTTCTGAAAGTAGAAAGAAGAAATCAACTGAATTCCAAATTGAAGATGATGACCTGTTGGTTTCTGCAATTATAAGAAACAAAGACTTAAGCATGGGTGCCACCAGATCTAAATTGAAGGCCCCCAAAGTAAGAGCTCAGACCAAGTTCAAGAGAAAGAGGGGCCgccccaggttgcttcctcgagtAAAGGGTAAAGGAAGGAAGCATGTTACTAAGATCAAGTTGAATAATGTTGGGTCCAGAACAGTGTTCTCATGGCTGATCCTAGCTGGGGTCATTTCACTGAATGATGTCATTCAATCTCGGAATCCTTATGATGATGCTATCGTTAAAGATGGCTTTGTTTCCTTGGAAGGAATAACCTGCAAGTGTTGCAACAGGGTGCTATCAGTTTCTGAGTTTAAGCACCATGCTGGATTCAAGTTTAACCATCCCTGCTTGAATCTTTTCATGGAATCTGGTAAGCCTTTCACTTTATGTCAGCTACAAGCATGGTCTGCTGAGTACAAGACCAAAAAGAAAGGAATCCGGAAGGTGGAAGCTGACGAAAATGATCGAAATGATGATTCCTGTGGTCTATGTGGAGATGGTGGTGAACTGATTTGTTGTGACAACTGCCCTTCTACTTTTCATCTGGCTTGCCTGTCTATGCAG GAACTACCTGAGGGTGATTGGTATTGCTCAAATTGCACTTGTTGGATATGTGGGAATTTTGTTAATGATAAAGAGGCTTCAAGTTTGTTTGATGCATTCAAATGTTCCCAGTGTGAACACAAAT ATCATAAGGAATGTCTGAATGATAAATGTCAGTTCAAAGAAAAGGAATCGAATACTTGGCTCTGTGGGGGAAGCTGTGAGGAG CTATACTCAGGTCTTAGTTCTCGACTTGGGATGATTAATCACCTCCCTGATGGCTTTTCTTGGACACTTCTTAAATGTATTCATGAAGATCAAAAAGTTTACTCTGCTCAAATGTTTGCCCTGAAGGCAGAATGCAACTCAAAATTGGCTGTCGCTTTGTCTATCATGGAAGAATGTTTTCAGTCTATGGTTGATTCAAGAACGGGGGTAGATATGATACCCCAACTCTTGTACAATTGGGG GTCAGATTTTGCACGCCttaatttttttggattttattctCTTGTCTTGGAGAAGGATGACGTGCTGATATCTGTAGCATCCATCAG GATTCATGGGGTTACAGTTGCAGAGATGCCTCTCATTGCAACTTGCATCAACTATCGTCGTCAAGGAATGTGTCGACGCCTTATGAATGTTATTGAAGAG ATGCTCATCTCATTCAAGGTGGAAAAGCTGGTTATAACCGCCATTCCAAACTTAGTGGAAACGTGGACCAAGGGTTTTGGCTTCACACCAGTGGAGGAGGACGAAAGAAAAATGCTTAAGAAGATCAACTTGATGGTGTTTCCCGGAACGATATTGCTTAAGAAGCCCTTGTATCGAGAATCAACTGATATAGTCATTCACTCTGTAGGAGATCAACCTGAATATAAAGCCATTGCCGAAATAGGAACTGAGCTTGCCGGAGACAAGAACCTGCAAGAATCAGAAATAGATGGTATGAAGGAAATCAAAACCACTGATGCTGGCAAAGTGGTTGAAAAACCAGCCTTAAGAGTTACAGAAACTACTAGACCAGTGCTCTGA